A genomic region of Bosea sp. 124 contains the following coding sequences:
- a CDS encoding SPOR domain-containing protein, with protein MIGIVAVAVAAVASPAEAARKKRRHVGGGYAPPYAAMVVDVKSGRTLHAVNEDAPRIPASITKVMTLYLLFEQLERGKFNMDSELTVSAYAARQAPSKIGFAPGETIEVRDAILALITKSANDVAVAIAENVGGSEDEFARMMTARARTLGMRNSTFYNPHGLPHSPPNITTARDLTILARAIQERFPRYYPMFSTRVFNYAGGAYRNHNKLLGRIEGVDGIKTGYTNLSGFNLMTSAKADGRHVVSVVLGGRSGASRDKIMADLVVANLPKAATSGRASSMVAEAPEPEERPQAHERIQERQRPAAPVVAAAVAEPAPLPVPRPRIEAEAPLPAAARAYAPVATTTPIAPPRPVNVGAQQLQISGMRPVAATTTPSAMRWSIGAPPVDGKVMRPPANVDVTSSIAKVAEPEEKPALKVAEHKVAMAQPQAEKAHDAGSTTMAKAAEKAPEPARPSESRPTVATAGKWIIQLGATDDEAKAKDILARARAKASGPLADASGFTEKVEKGGSTLFRARFAGFEDPKDAQNACARLKRDGFACFATRG; from the coding sequence ATGATCGGAATCGTCGCGGTGGCGGTCGCAGCCGTTGCGTCTCCCGCCGAAGCGGCGCGCAAGAAGCGGCGCCATGTCGGCGGCGGCTACGCCCCGCCCTATGCCGCAATGGTCGTGGACGTGAAGTCCGGCCGGACCCTGCATGCGGTCAACGAGGACGCCCCGCGCATCCCCGCTTCGATCACCAAGGTCATGACGCTCTATCTGCTGTTCGAGCAGCTCGAGCGCGGCAAGTTCAACATGGATTCGGAGCTGACCGTTTCCGCCTATGCGGCGCGGCAGGCCCCGTCGAAGATCGGCTTCGCGCCGGGCGAGACTATAGAGGTTCGTGACGCCATCCTGGCGCTCATCACCAAATCGGCCAACGACGTCGCCGTCGCCATCGCGGAAAACGTCGGTGGCTCCGAGGACGAATTCGCTCGCATGATGACCGCCAGGGCCCGCACCCTCGGCATGCGCAACTCGACCTTCTACAATCCCCATGGCCTGCCGCACAGCCCGCCGAACATCACCACGGCGCGCGACCTGACGATCCTCGCCCGCGCCATCCAGGAGCGCTTCCCGCGCTACTACCCGATGTTCTCGACGCGGGTGTTCAACTATGCCGGCGGCGCCTACCGCAACCACAACAAGCTGCTCGGCCGGATCGAAGGCGTGGACGGCATCAAGACCGGCTACACCAATCTCTCCGGCTTCAACCTGATGACCTCGGCCAAGGCCGACGGGCGCCATGTCGTCTCGGTCGTGCTGGGTGGCCGCTCCGGCGCCTCGCGCGACAAGATCATGGCCGACCTCGTCGTCGCCAACCTGCCCAAGGCCGCCACCAGCGGCCGCGCCTCGTCCATGGTCGCGGAAGCCCCCGAGCCGGAAGAGCGGCCGCAGGCGCATGAGCGCATCCAGGAGCGTCAGCGCCCGGCCGCGCCGGTTGTGGCCGCCGCTGTCGCAGAGCCCGCGCCCCTTCCGGTGCCGCGTCCGCGCATCGAGGCCGAGGCTCCGCTCCCGGCCGCCGCCCGCGCTTATGCTCCGGTCGCGACGACGACCCCGATCGCCCCGCCGCGTCCCGTGAATGTCGGCGCCCAGCAGTTGCAGATTTCCGGCATGCGCCCCGTCGCCGCGACGACGACACCCTCCGCAATGCGCTGGTCGATCGGCGCGCCTCCGGTCGACGGCAAGGTCATGCGCCCGCCGGCGAATGTCGATGTCACCTCCTCGATCGCCAAGGTCGCAGAGCCCGAGGAGAAGCCCGCCCTCAAGGTCGCCGAGCACAAGGTCGCCATGGCTCAGCCACAGGCCGAGAAGGCTCACGACGCCGGCAGCACCACCATGGCGAAGGCAGCCGAGAAGGCTCCCGAGCCGGCCAGGCCGAGCGAAAGCCGCCCGACCGTCGCCACCGCCGGCAAGTGGATCATCCAGCTCGGCGCCACCGATGACGAGGCCAAGGCCAAGGACATCCTGGCGCGGGCCCGCGCCAAGGCGTCAGGCCCGCTCGCCGACGCCTCGGGCTTCACGGAGAAGGTCGAGAAGGGGGGCTCCACTTTGTTCCGCGCCCGCTTCGCCGGCTTCGAGGACCCCAAGGACGCTCAGAACGCCTGCGCGCGGCTCAAGCGCGACGGCTTCGCCTGCTTCGCCACCCGCGGCTGA
- the panC gene encoding pantoate--beta-alanine ligase produces MTGIAVYETVTAMRAAVAGWHGAGEKVGLVPTMGALHEGHIALVAEAQRHARRVIVSIFVNPTQFAPHEDFKKYPRTFDDDCAMLVAAGADAVFFPPVEEMYPAGFATRVLLLGPAAVGLDDRFRPTHFEGVATICCKLFSQSRADFAVFGEKDYQQMKVVTRMAADLDLGIAIVPLPTIREPDGLAMSSRNRYLAPEHRALAPLLHQVMQALAVRIRNRDELFKAVAEAQGEIISAGFELDYLEARHGETLAPVTSLADGPIRLLVAARIGATRLIDNIAV; encoded by the coding sequence ATGACCGGAATCGCGGTGTACGAGACGGTGACCGCGATGCGCGCTGCGGTGGCGGGATGGCACGGAGCCGGCGAGAAGGTCGGGCTCGTGCCGACCATGGGGGCGCTGCATGAGGGCCATATCGCGCTGGTCGCGGAAGCACAGCGCCATGCCAGGCGGGTGATCGTCTCGATCTTCGTCAACCCGACGCAGTTCGCCCCGCATGAGGACTTCAAGAAATATCCGCGCACCTTCGACGATGATTGCGCCATGCTCGTCGCCGCAGGCGCCGACGCGGTCTTCTTTCCCCCGGTGGAGGAAATGTACCCGGCTGGCTTCGCGACCCGCGTGCTGCTGCTCGGACCAGCCGCCGTCGGCCTCGACGACCGCTTCCGGCCAACGCATTTCGAGGGCGTCGCGACGATCTGCTGCAAGCTCTTCAGTCAGTCGCGCGCCGACTTCGCCGTCTTCGGCGAGAAGGACTACCAGCAGATGAAGGTCGTCACGCGCATGGCAGCCGATCTCGACCTCGGCATCGCGATCGTGCCGCTACCGACGATCCGCGAGCCAGACGGCCTCGCCATGTCCTCGCGCAACCGCTACCTCGCCCCCGAGCATCGCGCACTCGCCCCGTTGCTGCACCAGGTCATGCAGGCGCTCGCCGTCCGCATCCGCAACCGCGACGAGCTGTTCAAGGCCGTGGCGGAGGCGCAGGGCGAGATCATCTCGGCCGGCTTCGAGCTCGACTATCTGGAAGCCCGCCACGGCGAGACGCTGGCGCCCGTGACCTCGCTGGCCGATGGGCCGATCCGTCTGCTGGTCGCGGCGCGGATCGGCGCGACGCGGCTGATCGACAACATCGCGGTGTAA
- a CDS encoding DnaJ domain-containing protein, with the protein MTLLYGIVAVLLFWWLSKLFAGTNPKLLAKVVKSGGGVLSLGVAGLLMMRGRMDMALFVGGIGAWLLGWSATGPGGIRFPWGKGAGETPGTRSKVASALLAMELDHDSGGMTGKVSGGSFAGRRLDDLSQAEIGVLMRECLAQDPDGARLLEAYLDRRSPGWREDADRHRDAGQGRAARTGAMSHQEAYEILGLQPGAGEEAIREAHRALMKRIHPDAGGTSGLAARVNQAKDVLLK; encoded by the coding sequence GTGACGCTGCTCTACGGCATCGTCGCCGTCCTGCTGTTTTGGTGGCTGTCGAAGCTCTTCGCTGGCACCAACCCGAAGCTGCTCGCCAAGGTGGTGAAGAGCGGCGGGGGCGTGCTGTCGCTCGGCGTCGCCGGGCTGCTGATGATGCGCGGCCGGATGGACATGGCGCTTTTCGTCGGCGGCATCGGCGCTTGGCTGCTCGGCTGGAGCGCGACGGGGCCCGGCGGCATCCGCTTTCCCTGGGGCAAGGGCGCAGGGGAGACACCGGGCACGCGCTCGAAGGTGGCATCCGCCCTGCTCGCCATGGAACTGGACCACGACAGCGGCGGCATGACCGGAAAGGTCAGCGGCGGCAGCTTCGCCGGGCGCCGTCTCGACGATCTGTCGCAGGCCGAGATCGGCGTGCTGATGCGCGAATGCCTGGCGCAGGATCCGGACGGAGCACGGCTGCTAGAGGCATATCTCGACCGCCGGTCGCCCGGCTGGCGTGAAGACGCTGATCGTCACCGCGACGCGGGGCAGGGCCGCGCGGCGCGCACGGGCGCGATGTCGCATCAGGAGGCCTACGAGATCCTGGGGCTTCAGCCGGGGGCGGGCGAGGAGGCGATCCGCGAGGCCCATCGTGCCCTGATGAAGCGTATCCACCCGGACGCCGGGGGCACCAGCGGACTTGCCGCTCGCGTCAACCAGGCCAAGGACGTCCTTCTGAAGTGA
- a CDS encoding DUF1489 family protein, whose amino-acid sequence MPLHLLKLCVGAESISDLEEWIEERMMLEHRLGRPQEQMHTTRMVPKRVDELVDGGSLYWVIKGQISARQRLTAIRPFTDGDGIGRCHLVLEPVVVPLEPRPCRPFQGWRYLADKDAPRDITGRSGDLGAMPEALRRELADLGLL is encoded by the coding sequence ATGCCTCTCCATCTGCTCAAGCTCTGCGTCGGCGCCGAATCGATCAGCGATCTCGAAGAGTGGATCGAGGAGCGCATGATGCTGGAGCACCGGCTCGGCCGCCCGCAGGAGCAGATGCACACCACGCGCATGGTGCCCAAGCGCGTCGACGAACTGGTCGATGGCGGGTCGCTCTACTGGGTGATCAAGGGCCAGATCTCGGCGCGGCAACGCCTGACAGCGATCCGCCCCTTCACCGATGGCGACGGGATCGGCCGCTGCCATCTCGTGCTGGAGCCTGTCGTGGTGCCGCTGGAGCCGCGGCCGTGCCGGCCGTTCCAGGGCTGGCGCTATCTCGCCGACAAGGACGCACCGCGCGACATCACCGGCCGCAGCGGCGATCTCGGCGCGATGCCGGAGGCGCTGCGGCGCGAGCTGGCGGATCTGGGGCTGCTGTAG
- a CDS encoding type II toxin-antitoxin system ParD family antitoxin, translated as MPKTTSISLGDHFNGFIGAQVKTGRYGSASDVVRAGLRLLEEHEARVKALQDALIAGEESGPPVAFDNETFVGRMRARHG; from the coding sequence ATGCCGAAGACCACGTCCATTTCGCTCGGTGATCATTTCAACGGCTTTATCGGCGCGCAAGTGAAGACGGGCCGTTATGGCTCCGCAAGCGATGTCGTGCGGGCCGGTCTGCGTCTGCTCGAAGAGCACGAAGCGCGGGTCAAGGCGCTTCAGGACGCATTGATCGCCGGCGAGGAGTCGGGCCCGCCGGTTGCCTTCGACAACGAGACGTTTGTGGGGCGGATGCGCGCCAGGCATGGCTGA
- a CDS encoding type II toxin-antitoxin system RelE/ParE family toxin, which translates to MAEPGRYRLSPRALTDLEEIWSYPAARWSPEQAESYHTTIMATFEGLAAGRKQGRPVDVRAGYWKYPVGSHLVFYRLSETGIDVMRLLHQRMDVRRHL; encoded by the coding sequence ATGGCTGAGCCGGGTCGCTACCGGCTTTCTCCACGGGCGCTGACCGATCTCGAGGAGATCTGGTCCTACCCGGCCGCGCGCTGGTCGCCGGAGCAGGCGGAAAGCTATCACACAACGATCATGGCCACGTTCGAGGGGCTGGCTGCAGGCAGGAAGCAGGGTCGTCCTGTCGATGTTCGCGCCGGCTATTGGAAATATCCGGTCGGATCACATCTGGTCTTTTACCGTCTCTCCGAGACGGGCATCGACGTCATGCGCCTGCTTCACCAGCGGATGGATGTGAGGCGACATCTGTAA
- a CDS encoding altronate dehydratase family protein, translated as MLDKAIPPRTLKLNAVDNVAVAVDPVDVGVMAAGVTALKRIPRGHKLALSKIATGEPIRKFGQIIGFATVDISPGEWVHEHNTGFHAFERDYAFCAEAKPEFVLPVEQQATFEGFRRANGKAGTRNYVGILTSVNCSASAARFMAEEVKRSGLLADYPNVDGVIALTHGTGCGIDYNGESFEVLKRTTWGYACNPNMAAVLVVGLGCEGFQIKRMKDAYGVEESDVFRTLTIQETGGTKKAVAAGIEALKVMLPIANRAVRETVPASELMLALQCGGSDGYSGITANPALGKAVDLLVEHGGTAILSETPEIYGAEHLLTRRAATREVGEKLVGIIKWWEDYTARARMDMNNNPSPGNKAGGLTTILEKSLGAAAKGGTKTLAAVYHYAEPVKSKGFVYMDTPGYDPVSATGQVAGGANILAFTTGRGSAYGCKPTPSVKLATNTPMYLKQTDDMDLNCGDVLDGVTLEEKGQEIFDYLLRIASGEHSKSEEMGYGDAEFVPWQIGATM; from the coding sequence ATGCTCGATAAAGCGATCCCGCCGCGTACGCTCAAGCTCAACGCCGTCGATAATGTAGCTGTTGCCGTCGATCCCGTCGATGTCGGGGTGATGGCAGCCGGGGTGACGGCGCTGAAGCGCATTCCGCGCGGGCACAAGCTGGCGCTGAGCAAGATTGCGACCGGCGAGCCGATCCGCAAGTTCGGCCAGATCATCGGCTTCGCCACGGTCGACATCTCACCTGGCGAATGGGTGCACGAGCACAATACGGGTTTCCACGCCTTCGAGCGCGACTATGCCTTCTGCGCCGAGGCGAAGCCGGAATTCGTGCTGCCGGTGGAGCAGCAGGCGACTTTCGAGGGCTTCCGCCGCGCCAACGGCAAGGCCGGCACGCGCAACTATGTGGGTATCCTGACCTCGGTGAACTGCTCGGCCTCGGCGGCGCGCTTCATGGCCGAAGAGGTCAAGCGCTCGGGTCTGCTCGCCGACTATCCGAATGTCGACGGCGTCATCGCACTGACCCACGGGACGGGCTGCGGCATCGACTACAATGGCGAGAGCTTCGAGGTCTTGAAGCGCACCACCTGGGGCTATGCCTGCAACCCCAACATGGCGGCGGTGCTCGTCGTCGGTCTCGGCTGCGAGGGGTTCCAGATCAAGCGCATGAAGGACGCCTATGGCGTCGAGGAGAGCGACGTCTTCCGCACCCTAACGATCCAGGAGACCGGGGGCACGAAGAAGGCGGTCGCCGCCGGGATCGAGGCGCTCAAGGTCATGCTGCCGATCGCCAACCGCGCCGTGCGCGAGACGGTGCCGGCTTCCGAACTGATGCTGGCGCTGCAATGCGGCGGCTCGGACGGCTATTCGGGCATCACCGCCAACCCGGCGCTGGGCAAGGCGGTCGACCTTCTGGTCGAGCATGGCGGCACGGCGATCCTCTCCGAGACGCCGGAGATCTACGGCGCCGAGCATCTGCTGACGCGGCGTGCCGCCACGCGCGAGGTCGGCGAAAAGCTCGTCGGTATCATCAAGTGGTGGGAGGACTATACCGCCCGCGCCCGGATGGACATGAACAACAACCCGTCGCCCGGTAACAAGGCCGGCGGGCTGACGACCATCCTGGAGAAATCGCTTGGCGCCGCCGCCAAGGGCGGCACCAAGACGCTGGCCGCCGTCTATCATTATGCCGAGCCGGTGAAGTCGAAGGGCTTCGTCTATATGGACACGCCCGGCTACGATCCGGTCTCCGCCACGGGGCAGGTCGCCGGTGGTGCCAACATCCTCGCCTTCACCACGGGGCGCGGTTCGGCTTATGGCTGCAAGCCGACCCCTTCGGTCAAGCTCGCCACCAACACGCCGATGTATCTGAAGCAGACCGACGACATGGACCTCAATTGCGGCGATGTCCTCGACGGGGTGACGCTGGAGGAAAAGGGCCAGGAGATTTTCGACTACCTGCTGCGCATCGCCTCCGGCGAGCACTCCAAGTCCGAAGAGATGGGTTATGGCGATGCCGAGTTCGTGCCCTGGCAGATCGGCGCAACGATGTGA
- a CDS encoding phasin family protein, whose product MIQQFETIQKASKDNVDAALKAFGVTSKSVQTIAVEATDYAKKSFEAGTATLEKLAAVKTLDKALEIQTDYVKTAFEGAVAQMTKMGELYTSLAKDAYKPFEGIVAKVVPATK is encoded by the coding sequence ATGATTCAGCAGTTCGAGACGATCCAGAAGGCCTCCAAGGACAACGTTGACGCCGCTCTGAAGGCGTTCGGTGTGACCTCCAAGAGCGTCCAGACCATCGCCGTCGAGGCGACCGACTATGCCAAGAAGTCCTTCGAGGCCGGCACCGCGACGCTCGAGAAGCTCGCCGCCGTCAAGACCCTCGACAAGGCGCTCGAGATCCAGACGGACTACGTCAAGACCGCTTTCGAGGGCGCCGTCGCCCAGATGACGAAGATGGGCGAGCTCTACACCTCGCTGGCCAAGGACGCCTACAAGCCGTTCGAGGGCATCGTCGCCAAGGTCGTTCCGGCCACCAAGTGA